cacacacacacacacacacatacacacacacacacacacacacacacacacacacacacacacacacacacacacacacacacacacacacatattttaaaattaacttcgtttaattttccttttatgcaaagtctattATAAGAATCCCGTTTATCtgaatttcttatttttctaaatttttctatAACAGTGCCGAACGAAATCAATTGtcacctataaaaataaatgcataacTTACTTAAATCTCTAATTAAACCCATATTTTGGAATCAGGCTCTTCCATTGGATTTGGCAATTCAGAAGTTGGGAATCTATTTTGCATCTAAGTGCCATTGTTGTTCTAAAAATATTGATGTGGAGTCTTATGATCATATCTTCAGTAATGGGTGGCAAGTTGAAACAGTTTGggaatttttttccaaaatgctTCAAGTGTCGTACAGTAGGGAACATATATAGCATCTCATTTCAAATTTCTCTTTGGTGGGCTCGGGCGAAACAGTCTTCTCAGTTGGGTATTTTGCATGATATTTTGCCAATATTGATTATTTGGACCTTGTGGATGACACGTTGTAAGGCTCGTATGGAAGGTTGTGTAGATTCTTGGGAGCAAATTATTTGCAGATTGtacataaaattcaaaatttcttctaaaaaaatatgatgttgTTTGCTTGTTCCAGGTTTGATCTTGATTTGTTGAGAAGCGTTAGTTGCCCTATTATTCCTATTAGGATGCTGAAAGTGGGATGTTTTGCCTAGAAACCGCCTCCTTTGAGTTGTTGGAAATGAATGTTGATGGGTGTTATCTTGGGAGCCCGGGTTTGTCAAGTGGGGGTGGTGTGATATGAGATAATAAAGATAAATTTTTAGCTGGATTTGCTCATCATTATAATGTGTAAATGAACATTACTACTGAATTTTGAGCTTTAAGGGATGGTCTTCGGTTGTGTAAGGACTTGGAGTTTTCGGGTTTACGTGTAGAAACAGATTCTTTAATGGTAGTTTCTTGGTTTCAACGTGGAGAGTGTTCTCATTGGTATCTTTGAAATTTTTAGGAGGAGGTGATTGATCTTCTTAGAGAGGTTGATGGtcatatttgttatatttatagAGAACGAAatatggttgtttttttttctttttacaaatgaAGGGGCTCGTAATTCTTGCATTAATCTTGATGTTGACAATCTTCTCCCTACAAGACTTTGGGATTTGATGCGTATCGATAAATGGTCCTTGccttatttataaattatgagTTCGGTAAGAAGCAATtctctttgtgtgtgtgtgtgtgtgtggtgttttttatttatttatttatttttatgtaagttGATTGTTTATTGGTTATAGTTGGTGGCTTGAAGTTTTTGCTAATAATTTCCATGGTTGACTTATAACCACAATTTTCCTTCACCATAAATGAggaattattaatgaaatttgGAGAGAGGTCACTCTTGGATATATAATCTCgactcttcttaaaaaaaaaacacacatttTCATAATAATCTAAAATATGCTCGTAACTCTAAAATAATATCACTTTCCAAAATCATTGACATCCACTTCATATTCACCTAAGACAATTACATCTCAATCACAAGTCTGTTTTAGAATAAGCCCAATTCAAAACATTTGttcgaatttttaaaaaataaagctcATCCCCTTccaataagttttttttttactacgACTGGTGGTTGTTGAACTTCAACGTGGCTAGGTTGTGGGGTGGTGGAAACTGACGGAGAAATAGAGGGGCAATAGAGAGAGTTTGTGAGGGAGTGTGGCACGACAAAGGCAAAGGCAGTTGTGGAGAGGAAAAACTGCAATGGAATGGCATGAATGTAGGTGAGATGGTGAGAAGAAAACTTACAAGAAGGAGACAAAAACAAGTAGGATAAAACTAAGAAATCGTCGGGagtaaaaaaagagagaaaatcacTCTTCAAAATGTTGTCGCTTTATAGGCCTTTTGGGCTCCTCCGCAAGCCTTAGTGTTACAAAATCAgctatttgaaaatattaaacgAACAAAAGGATAGACCATCCATTTACATAGCTAAGACATTTTTGCTGCTTGGTTCGCATTATCAAACTAAGGAAACAATATGCActctcaaaattttaattgttttgcattatgcataataaattacaaaaattgacataatacattattaaattatcaaaaactaaCAATTCATGTAACACCCAAATCTCGCAGGGGTTAGAGAGTTACTTTCTATaacttaaaatttacatttcatcAAGATATTTACAAATTCTAACATATAAGGTTATCTGAATACTACAAAATCTCTTGATAAAAACTACCAATCCTCATAAATCTTCTATGAATAATCCACTATGCTTAAATAATCTTTTCACACATGCTTCATAAGCCTAATCCTTAGTTGAACTATtccaaaattatttaaaaaatgttatagagATAATGGGGAGTTATTAACAACTTAGTGaaaacatatactagtgtgtaaaCACGAGCATTTATAGAATTcagaatacaaaataaaatatttttacttttcattttagaGTGCAGAAGCCAGaaacatgttataaaaaaatatcagaccgaaatttcaaaaatatttttatttaaaattctctTGGCATAGCATAATCTGagcatcatcatcatatcaaaacagagtATCTCACAAAACATAGAGCATGCTTAACTCCCGTAGTAGGGTTGTACTATTCCCGATAGTCAAACCGAGCAGAGACAGAGGTGaatcttttctttattattcTCGGAACCCCAAGTGTGTACATATGAAAGACCACATAAAAATCAATTTGTTTCCAAAATGGGTACACTTAGAGATAGAgaagttggtaccaacccaaacagaGTAAAGCAGAATGGAGCAGAGTAAAGCAAAGATAGAGTCAGATACAAAATCAGTACATGATGCTAAAAGGTTTTTCAGATGCTATTTCAGAATAAAATAGAGTACCAAAAATATTCAACTCTTTCTCACATACTGAAAAATAAGGTCGGAGTATCTTTCTAAATAAATGcactaattttcatatttttcatattgctCCTTTTCACATTTCAGAGACAATATGACAAAAATaaagctcatgtctacacaatGCATATCAAaagatattttcctttttttttcataccgatttcatgagtaatgcaaataAACGACCGAGGTTATTTTTCTCAAGTTctcatttcataacaaaacatacaaaatttttagaaaatcaACTTTAGTTTCAAATATTTGTATAAAACCTAGTATAAGAACCCTGCTTActtgaatttcttaaattttttagaatttctcCACAATAGTGCCAAATGAAAATCAATCTTCGCCTATAAGATTGTCATGTAATTTCCATTAACATCTGAAATTAACACATTCTTCAATACTTGAACCTTAAACGCTAAGTAACCTATTTTAAACCTTCAAAACCTAAAATCCTCATAATTTCTAAAGTACCatccttttccaaaaccaaCAATTATACTCTTACTATACTTAACTTAATTCCCACTTATTCACAaggtttaataaaattaaaaaaaaacccaacccgtttaaataaaatgaagagtccttaaaaaaaaaaattacccgactcaaaataatttagaaccTGAACTCAACTCAAAAACATTTTACTTCAAAGTCACTTAACGTAACACActaaatatatacacacacacacacaaaacagaaccaagtaaaaaaaaatgagccCAATGAAATACATCCTAAAAATACAATGTTTTAAAAACTGAGGGTAAAATTGTAATgtcattagaaaaataataccCTAGTAGTACAtgagaaagatttttttttttttttttaaaaaaacaaaactttctTCTTCTAGCCAACAAGCTTttgagaaggaaaaataaaacattgcAGGGGAGGCTTACCAACAGAGGCCAATGGGATGGAGGTTGCCGGAAACACGGTATAGGGCTTGAAGAAGAACTTGCATCAGTTATGCAACCAAAGGTTAGTGTGCAGGGGGAGGGGCACCATGTGACTGAGCTGGGTTGAGAGTGGTGTGCGGCAGCCTTGATCAAGTtagctggagagagagagagagagagagagagagagagagagagagagagagagagagagagttaatgTAGAAAGAGCGAGAGAGGCCACGGTGAGAGGGAGGAGCTACGGATTGGGATCACCCAGGGTGGCATTCGAAAGTGGGAGCTTGTCCTTCAATGTCTTCTGTTGCCAGCGGTGTCTGTTGCTGTAGCAGCAACCAACGGAGCAGTGGGTatttgagtaaaaaaaaatgctctGTTTTGGTTTGCTAAAAATAGTGGCAGGGTGCATGCATTGAGCTGTGCACCTGGGCTGTTTCCATGGAGGAGGGAGGTGATACTTTTTGGTGTTGGATGGCTGAGGAAAACCGATGTGAGCTAATATTGTGGTGTTGGTAGCGCATTATTTTACCATGGACTAAGGCGGTGTACACAAGTAGGTGGTAGAAGGAGACGTGGGAGAGGGGCTGTGTAGCTTGGAGTTTTCTTTTCCTACAAGAGGAATAAacgtaactatatatatataggattgaAAACAAAACCTTAGAGATGAGAGAAAGAGGCGTGCATGCAGTGTGAACGAAAATGATGGAGCCATGCATGCATAGAAACCTACACGACATGGAGTTTGCTTGATCTCACGGCTTGGGCTTTTGGGTAATTGGATAGGGTccataaaaagaattttaacataaatatcaaactcaaagaaaaacacaatttACAAAAAGAGAGATTTTAGGCCTGTAATCtacttaaaaaaacatatttaaaaagtcaaataaacttttcatataaataatttttttttaattaaaaccgCTTGACATTGGATCCGGGTGTTACAATTCACAACATATATTAAGATTTGACTATCAAAATTGTATTATctcacttaatttttttaaaacttttttcatcagtcataaataaatttataaggtGGAAGTATCAATTTTTGATAAGTTATTAAAAATTTGGTACTTTAGCGTGTAAGGTACAAAAATCCTAATAATTTGTGGTTCAAAAcctaacttttttaaaaaaaaaaatttccctaAAAAGATATTTGGGAAAAGCTCCCTTGCTGCAAGGGTGGTACCGCCTGAGTGTACcgttcaaataaaaaatgtatacttgtttttatttaataattaagaaaataattttaaatatattgatatatttttttatttaataattaaaataattaagaaagtgacctaaaaaaatgtaaaaaaaattgaaaaaaaaattactaaaaagtACGGCCAGCGGTATGAATGGGGCGGCATATAGCCGGACCCAAAATACTTATATATTCAGTATCAGATTCCAAGGTCTTAAGGCTTAAAGCTATAGCTTTTAGAAAGGAATGGAGTGATAATTTTCAGAAGGTGGATTACCGACTATGGTCTCAACTCTAAACAGTAAACAGAGTCGCactctttctttccctttcaattaCTCCATACTGTTGCTGACTTGCGAGAATGTGAGAAACCCTCTACGTACTGACTAGTCTGCAGAGGGACAATAGGGACAGCGAAAGGGAAGCGATAGTGTTTGAATGGATCGATGCAGAGAGCTTGATTCGTACAAAAGAGCAGCAACACGCTTACAACCTCCACAGGTGCTATAAAAATCATTTGCTCTCCTTTTCATACCCCTtcgatcttttttcttttttgaagtcTGCCTCCCCCTTGCCCTGTGGGTAGCGTGTAGCTGTAGAAACTAACAACAAAGTCCTAGTTCTTCGACTGTTCGGATGCAAAGAAAGAACGTAAGAAAGAACAGAACATACACAGGGCATTATGTGCCTCGGAAAAGAGCGAGGCTCGGATCAGCTCCTACCCCGCTCTCTATAATTCCGTGTTTCGGTTTTCAATCCCGAGACCCCAAAGTggcaaaaagaaaatagaaaggaaagcaaactagaattttattcactttttttttttcctcaagaaAGATGGgggaaaaataaagatagaaataGGGTTTGTTTGTTAGATACTACATGGGTTTGAGTGTATGGGGTTGTCTGTGAACAGTGGAAAAGTATGCCGTTCCATAAAGAGTCGGACCATACCCTTTGCCTTTCATCTTTTACCAAACAGATCGCCCATAAAGTATCTAGGTCTATGCACTCAATGGCCTCTTCTTCTCACAAATCCAACCAAGATTACAAGCTAAAAGCAGGAGAAGATGAAGGAGGAGACTGGCTTGAGCTCGGGTTAGGCTTAGGCTTTGGAACAGGTTGCAGGAAAGTAGAAGCTGAGCAAAGATCAAACCCAGTTTCAGGCCATCTAACATCAGCAGcagcatcttcttcttcactaCCGTTGcaaaccaaccagcagataggGTTAGGATTAGGGTTGGAGTTACAGTCTGGTTTAGGTTTAGGGTTTGAAAACGAGGGTGTCAGGCATGTGGGTTTACTGGCGCCGTCTATTAGTAATTATCAGGACTTGTCGTGGCCAGATCATTGTTATCATTATAATCAGTACTATGATAACGATGAGTATCATTATAATGGTGTAGTGCAGCCATCATGGCCATGGCACTCGGATCCAGCTGGTGCCTTCCTTGGCCTGCATGACTTGCAAATGCCGGTTCCCAATGATTCTCATAATTACTCCACCAGAAGACCCCATTCTGGCTTGTGGTTTTCCCTCCGCTCCTCAACTAACCGGTGAGTGAGCACGTTTTTTCTCATACCCATCATTAGCACCAGTATAATAAGTCTTCTTTTATTACCCCCACCCAGcctctcttgttttttttttttttttttctcgtgaCTTTCTTTCCAGGGAAGTggtgggtctctctctctctctctccccttcaaaCACTCTTTAACTCTCTTTGTTGAGTATGGATAATTAGCATGTACATGTGCCGATTAATATATATCCTCGGTCGGGTTATCGTTACCCACTCTTCGTATGTTCTTATcatctttctcttcattttctttattttttcatgttcttCATTTCATGTTACTCTCTGGCATACAGTACAGACATGCATACCTACTTCGGGGTAGGATTAAGATGTCTTGAACTGAACATACACTCAGCAGAGAGAGCATTGGTTATGGTTTATTAATTAACTCATTCGATTCTGTTTTTTTCGAAAATATATGGTGAACAAATACTCTCTGTCAGTGCGGCCCGAGCATTGAAAATTGCGAACACAAAAATAGAAGAGTTAAAAATAaggttttctttttataaatacgGTAGATTTCAGAAAAACTATGATAAGTACTTTTATGATTCTGCCGCTAGCTGCTGTCTCActcgcgctctctctctctctctcaatatttgtttttgttttggtaatTGGCTTGTGTTTTATCTGTTGTCATGAGCAGGGATGGGGAAGCGTTGCCTCAAATACCGAAGGCGTATATTAGAGTGAAGTAAGTGGTGCACGTTAGAATCATACATGATCATATCAACGTCTCGTTTTTTCTTCTTACCTAATGATGGTGTTCAGTGCAATGAGTGGAAAATAAAAGCTGACGTTACTTTTCGTTTTTGGTTTTTCCTGGCAACCTTCTTTTTTCTGGTTTGAATGAAAGGGACGAGAACGTGACGGTTTTCATGGTTAAAAAGTACCTGGTTACAAAGCTTGGTCTCTCCAACGAGGCGGAGGTAACTTCTCTCTCTTcagatctctctctccccgattgTATTCGTCATATTTCTAATAATGACTAAGATAATGAAAGCAAAGCATGCATGAAAGTGATTGTTGTTTTAGTGAGATGACAAGCTAGCGCTCTCATTACGTGGGTCTGGCCTGTTGAGTGAATGCTACCTGTCTTTGCAGACGGTGCAGGCCCTGGCCATCCCCATGCAAATCtacccattttttatttatggaaAGTTAGGGTTTTGACGAATGAATGGGCAGTGTGAACTATATATAGTCCTGGCCATGGTGTCCCCTGACATGCTTCTCAGGTCGATTCACTAGCTCCCATTTTCATTTGGTCATTTGGTTAGCTAGGCAGTCAGTTCATACTCACTCAAACACATGAGCACACAAAAACCCACACACCGGCCTGATCTGCTCTTAATGGTTCATATCTTAGCTTGATCTTTACTTAAAGAGAAGCGGCGATTTCAGTTTCTTGGTGTTCTGAAAATGTATGGAAAACTGCAACCTAGTTCAGTAGTTGAAAGATGCATGTTTTCAGGTCTTGGCCAGGGTTCCTGAGAGTTCAGCAGCTTGGAAATATGCAgaatacattaaataattaatttaataatgaaaAGAGGATCATTCGGAATCCTATATAATCAGATCCTTTTAACCAAGTTCTTTTGCCTCGGATatcagtttattttattttattagaggTGTGTCATTCATATATTTGAAGTTGCCTTTTATATATACATCTTTTGTCTGTGGAGCAGAAGAATCCTATATATCGTTTGAAGCTCACCCAAGACGTactatacatattttttaattactttttagcAAATATTATTGCCCATTAATGGCCAATTAAGGaatacatatatacttataattacTGATCAAAGAAGAACAATTGcatgacattatatatatatatggaaaaatatagttgcaagcgcaattgtgtactaatctgtgcatcaatatgatgtgattggtcaaaaagtagattttattgaaaacagtgttaatttaaattttaagtatgaatgaatcagtattggtacacagattagtatgcgattgtacttgtatataacaaaactctatatatatatatatatatgaacgaCTTTATTTCATAAATATTGCTTATAATTAATATCTAGGCCCAGAAATACTCGTTGATCCACCATCTGCTTTTACATGATCGAATCCCTTGGCTAGCCTTTACGAAATGTTTTCAGGCAATTACAGTATTAATTATCTGGTATTTTGCTTGTAATTTTGGTGGTCTTTTAGCTAGAAATCTGTTGAATAGAATCCTTAATTGCATAAGCTGACGAAAAGGTGAGAAAAGCGAAATTAAAGAACAGTAGTACTAGTGTTTCCTAGGATACCGTAAATCACGACAATCAAAATATATGATGAATTAGCATTGTGATCAGCCGAAAtctgaaaaaaaagaacaacttttCATGATTTCAGTTGCATGTTAGAAATGGGGTGAGGTGATTGATCACACCTCTTGATCACTTGTCTTTTTTGTCATCCAATGTTGATTCCAACGGTATAAATGAAGTCAGCCTTCATGCCTGCATAACACCCACTACCTCTCTTATATGTTTATGCTATTTCATAGCATATATGCTGTAGGTGACCGTCCGGcgcctgtatatatatatgaacatgCAATAAAATACTTGGTACGTACTCTgaagatcaatatatatatattgattaacccaaagaaataaattttattaaaaggaaaaaaataaaaataaaagaagaggtTGGCATGCTAGCAGGTAATATTGTCACTTGAGCTCATGCATGGACTACTACTCTCTTGACATGGGTACTGATATGAATGATTCATTACTGCAGATTGATATATCGTGCATGGGGCAGAACTTGTTGCATACACAAACTTTGAAAGAAGTAAGGGATGCAGTTTGGGTTCCTAGATTGTTAGAATCTGTAAATTCAACAATATTGTCACTTGAGGACTACTCTCTTGACATGTCTTCTAAACATTTGATGTCTTTACATTATGAAAGAAGATCGTATTAATGAAcggatcatcatcatcagcttATCTAGGTTTCTTGCTTGCATGCCTGCCTTTGTTAATGTTCGATCCTGTCGATCgtttgatcatcatcatcagtaGTTAAATGATCATAGCTAGTATTCATGTACATGATATACCTATGTTTTATTCAGCAGTTAATCATGTATGTTTAATTTGGATTGAGCCCTTAAATTGTATCGTACGTACGTTTTGATCTTTACATTACAATTGATCGAGGATCGGAAGGGTTAATTAATAAATTCTGAACAGGCTCGTCTATATTAATGGCTAGCTTCGTGTTCTAGTGATCATCTTAATGAATTGAATGATCAGT
This is a stretch of genomic DNA from Carya illinoinensis cultivar Pawnee chromosome 15, C.illinoinensisPawnee_v1, whole genome shotgun sequence. It encodes these proteins:
- the LOC122295724 gene encoding uncharacterized protein LOC122295724, which translates into the protein MPFHKESDHTLCLSSFTKQIAHKVSRSMHSMASSSHKSNQDYKLKAGEDEGGDWLELGLGLGFGTGCRKVEAEQRSNPVSGHLTSAAASSSSLPLQTNQQIGLGLGLELQSGLGLGFENEGVRHVGLLAPSISNYQDLSWPDHCYHYNQYYDNDEYHYNGVVQPSWPWHSDPAGAFLGLHDLQMPVPNDSHNYSTRRPHSGLWFSLRSSTNRDGEALPQIPKAYIRVKDENVTVFMVKKYLVTKLGLSNEAEIDISCMGQNLLHTQTLKEVRDAVWVPRLLESVNSTILSLEDYSLDMSSKHLMSLHYERRSY